The Sulfurimonas sp. HSL-1716 sequence GATCAAAAAAGAGAACGAGGAACTAGCACGCCTCAAAAAACCTCTTAAAAACGTACCTCAGTACGTTTCTAGATGCCAGCTTACAGACGAGGTTATCGCTCAAGCTGAAGCAGACATCAAAGCAGCTCTTAAAGAGCAGGGTAAGCCTGAGCAGATCTGGGATAAGATCGTTCCTGGTCAACTTGCTCGTTTTATCGATGACAACTCTACATTAGATAAAGAGCAGGCTCTTCTAGATCAAAATTACGTTCTAGACGACAAAAAAACTGTTGCAGAGGCTGTTGAAGCAGCCGGTAAAGCAGCAGGCGGTAGTGCGAAAATTGCTGCATTCTTCCGTCTTGAAGTAGGTGAAGGTATCGAGAAAAAAGTCGACGACTTTGCTGCAGAAGTTGCTGCACAAATGGCGTAAGGGTTCTCCCTTATTCCACTTTTTTATTTTTTAACACTCCTAAAATAATTTTTACCCTTTCTTTTATATTCACTTTGTTATAATCCATTTTATGAATTTACTAAAAGCCACTTCCATATCACACTCATTTGATTATGAACTCTTTAAAGATATATCCCTGCATGTAAATGAGGGAGACAAAATAGCGATCACCGGAGTCAGCGGCAGCGGAAAGTCTACGTTTTTGCATATACTTTCCACGTTGCTCGAGCCTCTTGAAGGAACGGTGGAGCTGCTCGGCAAAAGAGTGCATGATCTTACTCAAAAAGAGCTTGTGCATCTCAAAAGCAATGATCTCGGTATTATATTTCAGGCACATTATCTTTTTAAAGGCTTTAGTGCCATGGAAAATCTCGAAGTGGCTTCAATGCTCAGTCGTGAAGAGATAGACGAAGAGCTGCTAAAAAGACTCGATATTGCAGAAGTGATGTACCAGAAGGTGAGTGAGCTTTCAGGCGGACAGCAGCAGCGGGTTTCTATTGCCAGAGTCCTTACAAAAAAGCCTCGTATAATCTTTGCGGACGAGCCGACGGGAAACCTTGACAACAAAACGGCGGAGGAAGTGATGAAGATCTTTGATGAGTATGTAGTTCATCATAAAGCTGCTTTAATCCTAGTGACGCATGATGAAAATATGGCAGACAGATGCGATAAGGTCTTTCATCTGGAAAACAAAGAGCTGCTGCAGGTAAAATAATGAATTACGCGACAATATTTACCGATACGAATATTGTAGGGTTTTTGCTTCTTTTTTTTCGTTTTGCTTCGCTTTTTATAGCCGTTCCTATTTTTTCACATCAAAGTATACCGATCGTAGTAAAGACCGCTATGGCTTTTTTCTTTACAGTGGTCTTTTATGCATCTATGAAACCTATCGCATTTGAGATAAATGTTGTAAACCTGATCCTTGCCACACTCAGTGAACTGCTGTTTGGGCTAATCATCGGGATCGTATTGCAGCTGGCGTTTAATGTCATCACTTTTGCCGGCGGACAGATATCGTTTGTCATGGGGTTTTCCATGGCAAGCGCCATCGATCCGCAGTCGGGAGTCTCTATGCCTATCGTCAGCCAGTTTTTGTCTTTGATGGCATTGATGATGCTTTTTTCGCTTAATCTGCATCATTGGATGCTTCTGTTTATCGATAAATCTTTAAGCGCTATCCCTCTTGGCGGTTTTATAATGAGCAAACATATCTTCAGCTACATAATTCACGCAGCCTCGAACATGTTTGTAATAGGCTTTACCATCGCATTTCCGTTAATAGCATTGTCATGGATGGCTGACATAATCTTTGGTATGCTTATGAAGACAATGCCGCAGTTCAACTTGCTTGTTATCGGATTTCCGATAAAGATAGTCGTCTCGTTCGCCGTTTTGATCGCTACCTTTGCATCGGCGATGCTGATATTTAAAATCCAGATGCAGGATTCGTTTAACTGGCTGGGAACTCTTTTTTAAACGAAACAGGCGGACAAAACATATAGATTTTCAGAGGTTTCAACTTTTTTTTGATACAATAAGTTAAATTCTATAAATCATTCAAGGATGTCCTACTATGAATATATTGCTGTTAAATGATAATCCTGTTGTCAGTAAACTTGTTACGTTGAGCGCTCAAAAAACCGGCAACAATGTTGAAATCATAAACAATGTAGACGATATCAAAGAAAGCACATATGATCTTGTCATAGTTGATGAAACTATCTATTCTCCTGAGATGATAAACGAATTAAAAGAAAAAATATCATATAAGCGTTCTATCTATATGCTTTCCCGCGGATCAGAAGGTATGGAAGGGTTTGACTATGAGGTCAAAAAGCCGTTTTTGCCGACGGATCTCGTAGAGCTGTTGAGTATGGTCTCAAAGAGTCTTGCAGGCTCCGCTGCGGATGATGAAGATCTGGAACTTGAAAATATAGAAGAGATGGATTTAGAAGATGAACCGGAGTTTGATGAAAATGAAGATGATGATGGAGATGGCGATAGCGATGAGATCGAAGATCAGCCCAAAGAGGAAGAGGAGAATCTTGACGAGTTGGAACACGATGATCTAGATGATATCGATTTC is a genomic window containing:
- the fliR gene encoding flagellar biosynthetic protein FliR, with the protein product MNYATIFTDTNIVGFLLLFFRFASLFIAVPIFSHQSIPIVVKTAMAFFFTVVFYASMKPIAFEINVVNLILATLSELLFGLIIGIVLQLAFNVITFAGGQISFVMGFSMASAIDPQSGVSMPIVSQFLSLMALMMLFSLNLHHWMLLFIDKSLSAIPLGGFIMSKHIFSYIIHAASNMFVIGFTIAFPLIALSWMADIIFGMLMKTMPQFNLLVIGFPIKIVVSFAVLIATFASAMLIFKIQMQDSFNWLGTLF
- a CDS encoding ABC transporter ATP-binding protein; this encodes MNLLKATSISHSFDYELFKDISLHVNEGDKIAITGVSGSGKSTFLHILSTLLEPLEGTVELLGKRVHDLTQKELVHLKSNDLGIIFQAHYLFKGFSAMENLEVASMLSREEIDEELLKRLDIAEVMYQKVSELSGGQQQRVSIARVLTKKPRIIFADEPTGNLDNKTAEEVMKIFDEYVVHHKAALILVTHDENMADRCDKVFHLENKELLQVK